Proteins encoded by one window of Dialister pneumosintes:
- the pheT gene encoding phenylalanine--tRNA ligase subunit beta, which produces MNVSLKWLKTLVDIKDLQPEEIAETLTIDGIPVEHIIHPAAGIKGVVTGKILEVEKHPDAEHLVVCQLDVGQEEPVQIVTSADNVKPGQIVPAALPGARLPAKHDNSAPNGIKVGEVKIKKGKLRGVPSAGMMCSVSELLLDVNLYPDQEVEGIMILPENTPIGVDFHHAYDLDDILFEMELTPNRADCSSMVGMAMETGAIFDRKVTLPEIKVNATGESIVGRASINIEDSKFCRRFCSRLLENVKITRSPEWIENRLRSNGIRPINNIVDAANYVMLELGQPLHTYDYDKIAGHSLTLRHAHEGECLITLDKEERKLTSEDLVIADNNGVVGLAGIMGGLYSEVTDSTQNVLLEAAVFDSVSIRKTSRRFGLRSEASGRYEKGVNPVRTEDAINRVCQLLEEQGACIVANDILDEYPVLPVKQVIETTFDYINSYIGISLSNEEIINILERLHFNVESDAGNLSVTVPAFRVDLDGKQDLAEEIARVFGYANIPNTTPWSHITEGMMSIEKEAIDSIEDTLISNGFSQVLNYSFMNKDDLNKFNYNSSDEIYNAIPILNPISDEYPDLRTTLFPGLMGTLTYNLSQKNTDLAFFEVGKVYQPKELPLKDLPIEKTLVSGLMTGSIGEDGYPNNHKAYDFYDIKGVIENILNVLGIREYETIRSSCPVFHPGISADIIKDDKIIASFGEIHPATLDAYHVKKKVLGFVLHLTDLVPFINDRIQFTIIPKYPASVRDLAILVPIELTNEETKVIIEKRGGKQLEYVQLFDLYQGEQVPAGYKSMAYSLSFRAADRTLTDSDVDGWITKIVQELEKNNCKLRS; this is translated from the coding sequence ATGAATGTTTCATTAAAGTGGCTTAAAACACTTGTTGATATCAAAGACTTACAACCGGAGGAAATAGCAGAAACTCTTACTATAGATGGTATTCCTGTAGAACATATTATTCATCCCGCTGCCGGAATTAAAGGGGTAGTAACCGGTAAAATTTTGGAAGTTGAAAAACATCCGGATGCAGAACATTTAGTAGTTTGTCAATTAGATGTAGGACAAGAAGAACCGGTACAAATTGTTACCAGTGCAGATAATGTAAAACCGGGACAGATTGTTCCGGCAGCTCTTCCGGGGGCACGTCTTCCTGCAAAACATGATAATAGTGCTCCTAATGGAATTAAAGTTGGCGAAGTAAAAATTAAAAAGGGAAAACTTAGAGGGGTTCCTTCTGCCGGTATGATGTGTTCTGTATCGGAACTGTTGCTTGATGTAAACTTATATCCGGATCAAGAAGTGGAAGGAATTATGATTCTTCCGGAAAACACTCCTATAGGTGTAGACTTCCATCATGCATATGACTTGGATGATATTTTATTTGAAATGGAATTGACACCTAATCGTGCAGACTGTTCCAGCATGGTGGGCATGGCAATGGAAACAGGCGCGATTTTTGATAGAAAAGTAACACTTCCTGAAATTAAGGTAAATGCAACAGGAGAATCTATTGTAGGTCGAGCTTCTATTAACATAGAAGACTCTAAATTCTGCCGTCGTTTTTGTAGTAGATTATTGGAAAATGTAAAAATTACACGTTCTCCGGAATGGATTGAGAATAGACTTAGAAGCAATGGGATTCGTCCTATCAATAATATCGTAGATGCAGCGAATTATGTAATGTTAGAGTTAGGACAACCATTGCATACATATGATTATGATAAAATAGCAGGACATTCATTGACTCTTCGTCATGCACATGAAGGGGAATGCTTAATTACGCTTGATAAAGAAGAACGTAAGCTTACTTCTGAAGATTTAGTTATTGCAGATAATAATGGAGTAGTAGGCTTAGCCGGAATTATGGGAGGATTATATTCAGAAGTAACGGACTCTACTCAAAATGTATTATTGGAGGCAGCTGTTTTTGACAGTGTATCCATTCGTAAAACTTCTCGTAGATTTGGATTGCGCAGTGAAGCATCCGGAAGATATGAAAAGGGCGTTAATCCTGTTCGTACAGAAGATGCTATCAATAGAGTTTGCCAATTGTTAGAAGAGCAAGGTGCCTGTATTGTAGCGAATGATATTCTTGATGAATACCCTGTTTTACCTGTAAAACAAGTCATAGAGACCACCTTTGATTATATTAACTCTTACATCGGGATTTCTCTTTCTAATGAAGAAATTATAAATATATTAGAACGTTTGCATTTTAATGTAGAATCAGATGCTGGCAATCTTAGCGTAACAGTACCTGCCTTCCGTGTGGATTTAGACGGGAAGCAAGATTTAGCCGAAGAGATAGCCCGTGTATTTGGGTATGCTAATATCCCGAACACCACGCCATGGAGTCATATCACAGAGGGGATGATGAGTATTGAAAAAGAAGCTATAGATAGCATTGAAGATACTTTGATTTCTAATGGATTTTCTCAGGTTTTAAATTATAGCTTTATGAATAAAGACGATTTAAATAAATTCAATTATAATTCTTCTGATGAAATTTATAATGCCATTCCAATTTTAAACCCCATTTCTGACGAATATCCTGACTTACGTACTACTTTATTCCCTGGACTTATGGGGACATTGACTTATAATTTATCACAGAAAAATACAGATTTAGCATTTTTTGAAGTAGGAAAAGTATATCAACCGAAAGAGTTACCTTTAAAGGATCTCCCTATAGAAAAAACTTTAGTTTCAGGTCTTATGACGGGAAGTATTGGTGAAGACGGATATCCGAATAATCATAAGGCATATGATTTTTATGATATAAAAGGAGTTATAGAAAATATCCTTAATGTACTAGGGATTAGAGAATATGAAACTATAAGAAGCAGTTGTCCGGTTTTCCATCCGGGAATTTCTGCAGATATTATTAAAGATGATAAAATAATAGCTTCTTTTGGTGAAATACATCCGGCTACTTTGGATGCATATCATGTAAAGAAGAAAGTTTTAGGATTTGTATTACATCTTACCGATTTAGTTCCTTTTATCAATGATAGAATACAATTTACTATCATTCCTAAATATCCGGCATCTGTACGAGATTTGGCAATTTTAGTTCCGATAGAGCTTACTAATGAAGAAACTAAAGTAATAATTGAAAAACGGGGGGGCAAGCAATTAGAATATGTTCAATTATTCGATTTATATCAGGGGGAACAAGTACCTGCTGGATATAAGAGTATGGCATATTCCTTGTCTTTCCGGGCAGCGGATAGAACACTGACTGATTCAGATGTAGATGGTTGGATTACAAAAATTGTTCAAGAATTAGAAAAGAATAATTGTAAACTCAGATCATAA
- a CDS encoding S-adenosylmethionine decarboxylase family protein: MSNYTGKHILLDCYGCKTEHIQSKESLLSIITAISKTIKIELIKTEESLTEEEVILAGFGLRSQVCIHAYPQLNYVAADIYTFEVGFNPTQAIQIMRKTLAAEKIRATSIRRGNIDAHPDMKPTTKSKTTTLRKVKNVGRQINQARKKFVSTIRKKTI, encoded by the coding sequence ATGAGCAACTATACAGGAAAACATATTTTATTAGATTGTTACGGATGTAAGACAGAACATATCCAATCAAAAGAATCTCTCTTATCTATAATAACTGCTATCTCTAAAACTATTAAAATTGAACTTATAAAAACAGAGGAATCTCTCACAGAAGAAGAAGTTATTTTAGCAGGTTTTGGTTTACGTTCACAAGTATGTATTCATGCCTATCCCCAATTAAACTATGTAGCAGCTGATATTTATACCTTTGAAGTAGGATTTAATCCAACACAAGCCATACAAATTATGAGAAAAACATTGGCTGCTGAAAAAATTAGAGCCACGTCCATTCGTCGTGGTAATATTGATGCACACCCGGACATGAAACCTACCACTAAATCTAAAACCACTACATTACGAAAAGTAAAAAATGTAGGGCGTCAAATTAATCAAGCTCGTAAAAAATTTGTCTCAACAATCAGAAAGAAAACAATATAA
- a CDS encoding acyl-CoA dehydrogenase family protein, with product MDFSLTPKQREVVELARAIAQEEIKVASLIIDKNGIVPDSLMNILKQSGMTQLAIPKEYGGAGLDILTVAMVAEQLAMGCAGIATICAANALATFPVLQAGNEEQKNIWCNCLNEGGMAAFALTEPGAGSDAGAVSCQAKKVDDGYLISGNKSFITNGPIADKIALFANTRQEGGIRGLTLFMVDAKAKGVSIGKKEDKMGIRASSTSEIIFEDCFVPDSQRIGREGRGFKIAMQTLQTSRPVVGALSVGIAQAALDEAVAYSQQRKQFGAKVSSFQMVQEMIANMAMKIEAARGLVYRACVMQMNNDPQAAMFSAMSKCYASDIAMEVTTDAVQVMGGVGYTRDFFGEKYMRDAKIMQLYEGTNQIQRLVIANEVLH from the coding sequence ATGGATTTTTCACTTACACCTAAACAAAGAGAAGTTGTAGAACTTGCAAGAGCTATTGCACAGGAAGAAATCAAAGTAGCATCTTTGATTATAGATAAAAACGGAATAGTTCCTGATTCTTTGATGAACATATTAAAACAATCAGGGATGACGCAATTAGCGATACCCAAAGAATATGGCGGTGCAGGATTGGATATTTTAACTGTAGCTATGGTTGCAGAACAATTAGCGATGGGGTGTGCCGGCATTGCTACTATTTGTGCTGCTAATGCATTGGCTACGTTTCCTGTTCTTCAGGCGGGAAATGAAGAACAAAAAAATATATGGTGCAATTGTTTAAATGAAGGTGGTATGGCAGCGTTTGCTTTGACAGAACCCGGGGCCGGTTCTGATGCAGGCGCCGTATCTTGTCAAGCAAAAAAAGTGGATGATGGATATCTTATTAGTGGAAATAAATCTTTTATTACCAATGGACCTATAGCAGATAAAATTGCTTTATTTGCTAATACTAGACAAGAAGGAGGTATTCGTGGACTTACTTTATTTATGGTAGATGCTAAAGCTAAAGGTGTTTCTATCGGGAAGAAAGAAGATAAGATGGGGATTCGTGCTTCTTCTACCTCTGAAATTATTTTTGAGGATTGTTTTGTACCCGACTCCCAGCGAATAGGTAGAGAAGGGCGTGGCTTTAAGATTGCCATGCAAACATTACAAACATCTCGTCCGGTAGTAGGTGCACTGTCTGTTGGTATTGCACAAGCCGCTTTAGATGAGGCAGTTGCTTATTCACAGCAAAGAAAACAATTTGGTGCAAAAGTTTCTTCTTTCCAGATGGTACAAGAAATGATTGCTAATATGGCAATGAAGATTGAAGCAGCACGTGGATTAGTATATAGAGCATGTGTAATGCAAATGAATAATGATCCACAAGCAGCGATGTTTTCTGCTATGTCCAAATGTTATGCATCCGATATAGCTATGGAAGTTACTACAGATGCTGTACAAGTCATGGGGGGAGTTGGATATACTCGTGATTTTTTTGGAGAAAAATATATGCGTGATGCCAAGATTATGCAATTATATGAAGGAACTAATCAAATTCAGCGTCTTGTTATTGCAAATGAAGTTCTTCACTGA
- the pheS gene encoding phenylalanine--tRNA ligase subunit alpha, whose product MTSDLKHMKEEASLKIQAALNEKELHEVRVAFLGKKGRLTGILRMMKNLSDEVRPQMGAMANQIRNEIESMESRKKEELKNKILMEKIESEKIDITLPARHDRRGHIHPLNKALRTIVKSFTRMGYSVEEGPEIESDYYNFYCLNLPKDHPARDMQDSFYITPDILLRTQTSPVQARIMQRNEPNTPIRMIAPGKVFRWDNDATHSPVFHQVEGLVVDKGIKFSALKGTLEVFLKDLFGSDTRIRFRASYFPFTEPSAEVDISFSSRIDEQSDDPNWLEILGCGMVHPNVFELNNYDPNKVSGFAFGMGIERIAMLLYGIDDLRLFYENNMKFLKQF is encoded by the coding sequence ATGACGTCCGATTTAAAACATATGAAAGAAGAAGCTTCTTTGAAGATCCAAGCAGCATTAAATGAGAAAGAACTACATGAAGTACGTGTTGCTTTTTTAGGCAAAAAAGGACGTTTAACCGGTATTTTACGTATGATGAAAAATCTTTCTGATGAAGTGCGGCCGCAAATGGGCGCTATGGCAAATCAAATTCGAAATGAAATTGAGTCCATGGAAAGTCGAAAAAAGGAAGAACTTAAGAATAAAATTTTAATGGAAAAAATTGAAAGTGAAAAAATTGATATTACACTACCTGCACGTCACGATAGAAGAGGGCATATTCATCCATTAAATAAAGCATTACGTACTATTGTAAAATCATTCACACGTATGGGGTATTCTGTAGAAGAAGGTCCGGAAATAGAAAGTGATTATTACAATTTCTATTGTCTTAATTTGCCTAAAGATCATCCGGCAAGAGATATGCAAGATTCTTTTTATATTACACCCGATATTCTTTTACGTACGCAAACTTCGCCGGTACAAGCTCGTATCATGCAGCGAAACGAACCTAATACACCTATTCGAATGATTGCTCCAGGAAAAGTTTTTCGTTGGGATAATGATGCGACACATTCTCCTGTATTCCATCAAGTAGAAGGTCTTGTAGTAGATAAGGGTATTAAATTTTCTGCTTTAAAAGGAACTTTAGAAGTATTTTTAAAAGATTTATTTGGTTCGGATACAAGAATTAGATTCCGTGCAAGTTACTTTCCTTTTACTGAGCCCAGTGCAGAAGTGGATATTTCCTTCTCTTCTCGTATAGATGAACAAAGTGATGATCCGAATTGGCTTGAAATTTTGGGTTGTGGTATGGTACATCCTAATGTTTTTGAGCTTAATAATTATGATCCGAATAAAGTGAGCGGGTTTGCATTCGGTATGGGGATAGAACGTATTGCGATGCTTCTTTATGGTATAGATGATTTACGTTTATTCTATGAAAATAATATGAAATTTTTAAAACAGTTTTAA